Proteins encoded in a region of the Nitrospirota bacterium genome:
- a CDS encoding PfkB family carbohydrate kinase, with amino-acid sequence MGKLLVVGSVALDTVKTPFGEVSEVLGGSATYFSTAASYFTSVDLIAVVGEDFPPQHLAFLKSRGIDVTGLEQRPGETFRWKGEYTHQLNEAHTLDTKLNVFETFRPKIPEAYRSPDLLFLGNIDPELQLDVLQKLPRPPLVACDTMNFWINGKRDALWRVLEKVDILIINDGEARALGEHTNLVKVAQKILARGPKHLIIKRGEYGVLMFNQKQMFGAPAFPLEDVRDPTGAGDTFAGGFLGYLTATGNRSVEAFKQAIIFGSVMASFTVEAFSLDRLRILDYKEVQDRFRAFKQLTHFEDIS; translated from the coding sequence ATGGGGAAGTTGCTTGTGGTCGGGTCGGTCGCGCTGGATACGGTGAAGACACCCTTCGGAGAAGTCAGTGAGGTGCTGGGAGGGTCGGCCACCTATTTTTCGACTGCGGCCAGTTACTTTACCAGCGTAGATCTTATCGCTGTTGTGGGGGAAGACTTTCCTCCGCAGCATCTGGCGTTTCTCAAAAGCCGTGGCATCGATGTGACGGGGTTGGAGCAGCGGCCAGGAGAGACCTTTCGCTGGAAAGGAGAATATACACATCAGCTGAACGAAGCGCATACGCTTGATACGAAGCTCAACGTCTTCGAAACGTTTCGTCCCAAGATCCCTGAGGCCTACCGATCCCCGGATCTTTTATTCTTGGGCAATATCGATCCGGAGCTCCAGTTGGATGTCTTGCAGAAGCTTCCGCGCCCGCCCCTCGTCGCGTGCGATACGATGAATTTCTGGATCAACGGCAAGCGAGACGCGTTGTGGCGGGTCTTGGAGAAGGTCGATATCCTCATCATCAACGATGGGGAGGCTCGGGCACTCGGCGAACATACGAATCTTGTGAAGGTTGCACAGAAAATACTGGCCCGCGGGCCCAAGCATCTCATCATCAAGCGTGGAGAATATGGGGTCTTGATGTTCAATCAGAAGCAGATGTTTGGGGCTCCGGCCTTCCCGCTTGAAGATGTGCGTGATCCAACCGGTGCCGGGGATACCTTTGCCGGAGGATTTTTGGGCTACCTGACGGCGACCGGCAATCGTTCAGTCGAGGCATTTAAACAGGCCATTATCTTCGGGAGCGTGATGGCGTCATTTACCGTAGAAGCCTTTAGTCTTGACCGTTTGCGAATCCTGGACTACAAAGAGGTGCAAGACCGTTTTCGAGCCTTTAAGCAGTTGACCCATTTCGAGGACATTTCGTGA
- a CDS encoding tetratricopeptide repeat protein: MVSIVPMVRVRVCSLVALGLVIGWLPGCAISDESMQKSKGYYQEGIASLEYDQQKAYVSFQKALKLNPDNKEARYGLGHILALQGKLPQAEEELRAATALDENYSEAYTYLGQVLQKQGRWRDAIAAFHQALANPVYTTPDLARFHLGRSLTHEGDYQGAMEAFEDALVVSPPNVPPALLNLELGRAYHKLGFERRSKDALIKVTTLDKGGEYAAAAKELLTRLKP; the protein is encoded by the coding sequence ATGGTTTCCATCGTTCCCATGGTTCGAGTACGGGTCTGTTCGCTGGTCGCCTTGGGTCTGGTGATCGGATGGCTGCCAGGCTGTGCAATTTCTGACGAGTCGATGCAGAAATCAAAAGGCTATTACCAGGAAGGTATTGCGAGCCTGGAATACGATCAGCAGAAGGCCTATGTCTCGTTTCAAAAGGCGTTGAAGCTCAATCCCGACAATAAGGAAGCACGATATGGGCTCGGCCATATTTTAGCGCTGCAGGGGAAATTGCCTCAAGCGGAAGAAGAGCTCAGGGCTGCGACAGCGCTCGATGAGAATTACTCAGAGGCCTACACGTATCTCGGGCAGGTTCTGCAGAAGCAGGGGCGATGGCGGGACGCGATCGCAGCATTTCATCAGGCGTTAGCCAATCCAGTCTATACGACACCGGATCTGGCCCGATTCCATCTCGGTCGGTCGCTGACTCATGAGGGTGACTATCAAGGCGCGATGGAAGCGTTCGAAGATGCCTTAGTGGTCAGTCCGCCGAATGTTCCCCCCGCCTTGCTAAATTTGGAGCTGGGACGGGCCTATCACAAGCTTGGATTCGAGCGACGTTCAAAAGACGCGCTGATCAAGGTGACGACACTCGATAAGGGCGGCGAGTATGCCGCAGCCGCGAAAGAACTGCTGACACGGCTCAAGCCGTAG
- a CDS encoding DUF4115 domain-containing protein produces MESIGEFFKQVRETKGLTIDEVAAKTRIRTDFVKALEDGNFAKLPDQVFARGFVRSYARSLGLDEEDAIHRFVQSAGAFYDKQIERERLKVRQAEEERKRQSNRKAVAVAIGIAIFTLIFLLSREQSSLLVRRSSSDLPASSSKRTIQPSQETQAVPPPSPQAEVVPPSAPKPKSVESPLVPAKTGMGSTVGPVAGAVPLTSSMPESTTPVPSSLGSDGPLGGISLEGTGVTDGQLVLDLEATELSWVVVQIDGGSPQEALLRPGEKGRWKGQDQFILTLGNAGGVKAELNGKPQKPFGPSGKVARDIVVKR; encoded by the coding sequence ATGGAATCGATTGGCGAATTTTTCAAACAGGTGCGAGAGACCAAGGGGCTTACGATCGACGAGGTCGCGGCCAAAACGCGAATTCGAACCGATTTTGTGAAGGCGTTGGAAGATGGGAATTTCGCCAAGCTGCCGGATCAGGTGTTTGCGCGAGGATTTGTCCGGTCCTATGCCAGGTCTCTCGGCCTCGATGAGGAGGATGCGATCCACCGATTCGTGCAATCGGCTGGCGCCTTTTACGACAAGCAAATCGAGCGCGAGCGTTTGAAAGTCAGGCAGGCGGAGGAGGAGCGGAAGCGGCAATCGAATCGAAAGGCTGTTGCAGTTGCCATCGGTATCGCGATTTTCACGCTTATTTTTCTGTTGAGCCGTGAGCAGTCGTCGCTCTTGGTTCGTCGGTCGAGCTCAGATCTTCCGGCTTCTTCCTCCAAGCGGACCATCCAACCGTCTCAGGAAACTCAGGCCGTACCGCCGCCAAGCCCGCAGGCAGAAGTGGTGCCTCCATCAGCTCCTAAGCCAAAATCCGTGGAGTCCCCTCTCGTGCCAGCCAAGACAGGTATGGGAAGTACTGTTGGACCAGTAGCTGGAGCCGTGCCCTTGACGTCATCGATGCCCGAGTCGACCACCCCTGTCCCCTCCTCGTTGGGAAGCGATGGGCCATTGGGAGGGATTTCTCTCGAAGGGACCGGGGTCACGGACGGACAGTTGGTGTTAGATCTTGAGGCGACTGAACTCAGTTGGGTCGTGGTCCAAATCGATGGGGGGAGCCCGCAAGAGGCCTTGCTTAGGCCAGGTGAAAAGGGCCGATGGAAGGGGCAGGATCAGTTTATCCTGACGTTGGGTAACGCTGGAGGAGTGAAAGCCGAGCTCAATGGCAAGCCACAAAAGCCATTCGGCCCGAGTGGTAAAGTCGCTCGCGATATCGTGGTCAAGCGCTAA
- a CDS encoding c-type cytochrome, protein MGYFAKFLGISAALMMLSVSVVGAEEREPLKPRVPADQMSDAKAMKNPVAVTPESIAKGKALFEGKGTCFNCHGKEGNGQGPAGAILNPSPRDFTNCKFHKKRKDGELFWVIKNGSAGTGMVSLIPAAINEEEAWTIINYERSFCKGE, encoded by the coding sequence ATGGGGTATTTCGCTAAGTTCCTGGGAATCAGCGCAGCGCTGATGATGTTGTCGGTCTCAGTGGTCGGAGCTGAAGAGCGCGAGCCGCTGAAGCCCCGCGTTCCGGCGGATCAGATGAGCGATGCAAAGGCGATGAAGAATCCGGTGGCTGTAACTCCTGAGAGTATCGCCAAAGGAAAGGCGTTGTTTGAGGGCAAGGGCACCTGCTTCAACTGTCATGGCAAAGAAGGAAATGGCCAGGGCCCAGCCGGTGCGATTTTGAACCCGAGCCCCCGCGATTTCACGAATTGCAAGTTCCACAAGAAGCGGAAAGATGGCGAACTCTTCTGGGTGATCAAGAACGGCAGTGCAGGCACGGGGATGGTCTCCCTGATCCCGGCCGCGATCAACGAAGAAGAAGCCTGGACGATCATCAACTATGAGCGGAGCTTCTGCAAGGGCGAGTAA